CGGCAATATAGGCATCCCGACGCATGCGCTGAGCCTGGGCCGTGATCGATTTGAAAGTTTTCATGACTTCCCTGGCATTCCACAAATTCACCTTGACCCCACCGACGTCTGATTTGTGGGAAATATCCGGTGATGCGATCTTCAGGACCACGGGATAACCAATCTCCTCGGCAGCAGCTACGGCTTCATCAGAGGAACGAGCCAGAACCGTCTTGGGGGTTGGCAGACCATACGCCTTGAGTACCTGTTGAGCCTCAAATTCCACAATCTCAGACTGATTGCGTCGCATATGCTCAAGGATAACCGCCCTCGCCTGCTCAAGATCTCGCTGGACCTCGATATATTCGGGTTTGGACCGATTTTTCCAAAGATAATACTCATACATCGCTTCAATGGAATGCACCGCAGGTTCCGGAAAGGCATAACAGGGAATACCGGCATCCATGAGTATTTTTCTGGCCGAAGCCACACGGGTCTTGCCCATGAAACAGGCGAAAACCGGCTTGCCGCACTTCCGGGCCATACGAATGACAGCCTCTGCCGTTTTTTCGATTTCCACCGAAGCTGTCGGTGTGAGCAGAACCAGTATGGAATGCACCATCGGGTCTTCAGAAACCACGTCCAAAGCCTGTCTGTACCGCTTGGCATCAGCGTCACCAATGATATCCACCGGATTGTAGAAGGCTGCATAACTGGGAAGAAATTCTTGAAGCCGCTGAATAGTTTTCTGTGAAAGAGCGGCCATTGTCAGGCAGGAACGATCCGCCGCGTCCGCAGTAAGAATACCGGGACCACCTGAATTGGTCACAACCGCCAGATTCGGTCCCTTTGGCAACGGCTGATTCGAAAAAGCCTGGGCAAGGTTGAACAACGAGGAAACATCCCCAACACGAATGACACCGGACTGATGAAATGCGGCTGAATATGACTGATCAGAACCAGCAATGGCTCCGGTGTGTGACGAAGCAGCCTTGGCACCTGCAGCTGTCGTCCCGGACTTAATCATGATTACCGGCTTGTTTAGACAGGTTTTGCGCGCCGCCTTGAGGAAGGCGTCCCCATGCTCGACATTCTCAATGTAACCAAGGATGACTTTCGTTTCCTTGTCCTTGTTCAGATAATCCAGCATGTCCGCTTCATCGAGAACGGCCTTGTTGCCCAAAGATATAAACTTGGAAAACCCAATATTCGCACCAAGCGCCCAATCAAGGATAGCTACACAGAGTGCGCCGGATTGGGAAAAGAAAGCGATGGAACCGGGGTTGGGCTGACCTGCCGCAAAGGAGGCATTCACGCCGTGAGCCGAATTCATCATGCCAAGGCAGTTGGGACCGAGCAGGGCTATGCCATACTTGTCGCACAAGGCGATTATTTGCTGTTCCAGAAGGTAGCCTTCCTTTCCAGCCTCCTTGAAACCGGCAGTTATCACGATGGCGGACTTCGTGCCTCGTGCACCAAGGGCTTCAATAGTCGGAATCACATACTGTGGTGGCACGGAAATAACACCGAGATCGAGCCCTCGCGGCAGATCGGTAATATCCGTTATCACGGGCACCCCTTCGATTTCCCCGCCTTTGGGGTTCACGGGGAAAAGTTTGCCGCCGAAACCGGCTTCAACCATATTGGCGACAATGGTATGCCCCACCTTGCCAGGGGTGGCGGATGCCCCGATCACAGCAACGGTGTCAGGGTAGAAAAAAGCATGCAGATTGGTATCGACGGTCAAACGTTTGATCCTCGGTGTATGAATTAAGCAACTGGTTGCTCTCGTAACCCGAACAGCCGTCCGGGACAAGGGACAAAGCAAAGCGATCCGCCAATCCGTATTTGCCGCCTATTTGTCCTTTTTCTTTTCCGCAGCCTTTTTCTTTTCCTTGTCATCAACTGCTTTGGCCGCTGCAGCAGCCACTTGGGCACGCTCTCCATCAGTCATTTCTGCACCATCAGGGATATGGACGGAAACGCGAGGACGTGCAAACTCGATACCCGCCTCGGCAAATTCCTTGCGCATTTTTGCAAGCACAAGCTTGCGCAGAACAAATTGACCGCCCGGCTTTGTCATGAACTTGACTCGCATGCGCATACCGTATTCTTCCATGGCCTTGACGCCTTGGCTCTTGATATCGCCAAGCATCACGGCATCCAGTTCCGGGACAGCACGCACTTCCTTGTTGATCTTCTTGATGATTTTTTTCACCTGCTGAATATCCGTATCGAACGGCACCAGATATTGCAGCTTCATAACCGCCCAATCGCGGGTATTGTTCTTGACCAGCTTCATGGAACCAAACGGAATGGTATACAAGAAGCCGAGGTGGTGCCTGAGTTTCAGCGAACGCACAGAGATTTCCTCAACCGTCCCCATGGCCCCGCCGGTCTCGATATAATCACCAACACGGAAAGCATCATCCGTCAGGAAGAAGATGCCGGAAATAATATCCTTGACCAAGGTCTGTGCACCGAAACCAATGGCAATGCCAAATACGGATGCACCGGCGATAAGCGGCCCGATATCCACACCGAGCGAGGACAGGATGATCAAGACCGTAACCACCAGCAAGGCGCCGAAAATAAATTTCTTCAACAATTGTAGCAGCGTGGCAAAACGATCACCACCGGGCCCGCCGCCTTCATGACCACCGCCAGCACCTTGGTCCGCCGCCTTGGCTGTCAGTTTACGCTCGATTGATCGACTGATGAATACCCAGACAATATATGCGAGCACCAATGTAATCAGCGTGTTGAAGGCCGCACGGACCGTTGCCCGCCCCAAATCGAAATCAACGCCCCACACCCGAAGCAGACCAAAAACAAAACCTGCAAGCAGGATGAAACGGAACCCTTTACTGAGAAACTCCTGGAAGCGTGTCGCGTGTTTTTCAATCAGCCCGACAGGCTCTCCGTCATCCACGTTATCCTGATCGTCCTCACCCGAATCTTCAGGGATAGCAGGTCCGGCAATGTCGGCAGCGAATGAGACCAATCGCTGCGTTGCCCAGTCAATGATGAGATACAAGGGTACTGCCAGCAAGGTCATAATTCCTGGCAGCATGGCTTTCGTACCAAAAATCATAAGCCCCACGACCCAAAACACCCAGAATCCCATCACATAGGCAATCGCAGCGACATGCCAGAAACCCGCAAACTGGTACCCCAGCGAACCGGGAACACTTCGTGATTTGAGAACAACGGCTACAGGCCGGCTGTTCCACAGAATCAAAAGCACGAGAACAAAAACCACAGTCAGTCCGCATAAAGTGGAAATCAAAAGGATCAAGGCCTCACTTCCGCCCTCAAGTCGCAGAAGTGTTGTCAAAAGCAAGCCGACCGCGATAATCCGGCCGATCCAGACAAGCCATTTATACAGATATTGCGAAGCCTGATCACTCAAAGGCAGATACCTTAAAGCAGGAGCCTTGGGAGCAAGAATAAACCGAGCCACCAGCTTGACCAGTTCCAAAAAGACAATGGCTGCCAACCATGCGATAATCACAGGCTTGCTGGCAGCACCTTCACTAAAAAGAATAAGGTATCCGGCGAAAACAACCGCCAGAATAAGGACCACGCCGAAGAGATCGAGTAATGCCCGCATGAACAACCGACCCAAACAGGTATACCACAAGGCATCCGGCTGGGTGACTTCAAAACTTTTGCGAATGTTAACGGTCTTCTTTCGAAAAACAAACATGGCTCCAAGCCAAAGCACGGTAAGAACAGCCAATGCGAAAAACAACTTACCGACAGTCAGGTTGTCGTCTCCGCCAACAATCCTTTTTACCTTTTCAGGGAGTTCCCTCGGAGCAGCGACAGCACCAGAAAAGAGATATTCAAATCGATCCCGCAAGAACGCGGTCCCCTCACGTACACTCTGAACAAATCCGGCAAGTCCGGTCATTTTTTCTGGTTTAGGGACAGCATCCGCTTCCTTCTTCAATTCCTGAATAAGCAGGCCGCGCACCTGTTCATCAGTCAAGGAACCCATAATTTCCCTGATCTGATCAGGTGAGGCATCATTCGGAATCGTCACATTCTCTACAGAAGCGGCTCCGCCGCCCCCCCCAGCCATAGCTGCGGGAACAGACACCGCCAATAGACACAGCAGAAATATGACAGAAACGAAAATGGAAAAACGTATACGCATGAGGTCCTCACCTTTGAACAGCAAAATCATTTACACTTTCAAAGGCATATCAAGCTCTCAGGATAATTGTAAACTCAAAAGAAAGATCTACGCCCCCGCCATCCAGCATCACCGTTTCACAAAATCATGTCTTTTCACTTGACCCCACACCTTCCTCTGGTTTAAAAATCGACTCCCATTTCGCCAGGATAGCTCAGTTGGTAGAGCAACTGATTCGTAATCAGTAGGTCGTCGGTTCAACTCCGATTCCTGGCTCCAAGGAAAATCAAGGGCTGACGCGGTTTTATAGCCGAATCAGCCCTTTTTCTTACTGTTAAAAACTGCCGAAAACTACCGAGAAATGGACCCCTAGCAGGGTCCATTTCTGCGTTTTGAGGTCCATATTGGGTTCCTCTAATAATTCCCTTCTCGCTCATCATACCATCCTTGGGGGCAACAATGAGCCACGCATTCTCTAACGTCTCAAATCACATGCCCCCACACACGCACGGCAGGCCTTTCTACACCAAAAGACTCCCGTTGGAGCATGAGATACGGCGGCCTGACTTCTTCCGAGATGAAGCGGCCGAAGCAACTTAAGAAAGAAAAATACCGACTCAGCACCAAAGGCCCCTCTCAACTTTCAAAATCAGAAGTATCCAGTGGTTAAAAAACACCACACAATCATCTTTCTCGACCTATATCATCGCTCAAAGAAAGCTGGCATTACGCCTATTTGAACATAATACTATTATTGTGCTCAACCATGGGAAAGTTACTTTCTTTTGCCGTTCTTTTGAATTCTCCATACCTATCAGTCCCCTTTTGAACATGAAGTACAAAAGAATATGGTAATGGAGGTGCATTATGGCACTCGATGACAAATCTATAAAAGCGCAGAGCACAGCCGACCTTCCTTTCGGAGGGCTGGGGGTGTCTCTTGAGGCGTGTGAAGAGTATGCCCAAACGCTGGAGGTTCAAGTCATCACTTGGACTCCGGTTTCTTTTTATGACGGCATGACTTTTTATGAGCCTCCTGTGGCGCGCTCTGGCTATAGGCTCCTCACAGTGCTCGGCTGTGAGATTCGTGGACGATAATAACAGATTAAGGATAACGGAATGAAATTGAATCGCCGTGACTTTGTAAAGCTGTCTTCTGCAACAGCCCTCGGCGTCGCCTTTGGCGGCCTCGGCATGGGATGCACGAAAACAGCGGTCACAAAAATTGCTCAGATGAAACCTGACTGGAGCAAGGACACTACTTCAGTTTGTGCTTACTGTTCTGTTGGTTGCGGACTGGTAGTCACCACCTCCCTGCGGACCAAAAGAGCTATCAACGTGGAAGGCAATCCCGATCACCCTATTAACGAAGGTTCTCTCTGTGCAAAGGGCGCAAGCTCTATTCAGATGACCGAAAACGATTTGCGTAATGGCAAATGTCTCTACCGCGCACCGTATTCTGGTGAATGGGAACAAAAGAGCTGGGACTGGTGTAAAAAACGCATCGCCAAGCTTGCGAAAGAATCCCGCGATAAATCTTTCCAAGAAAAGAACGATAAAGGTCAAGTAGTTAACCGTAACATGGGAGTAGCCTCCCTCGGTTCTGCGGCATTGGACAACGAAGAGTGTTATGCAATGCAGGCGTTTATGCGTTCACAGGGCATTGTCTACCTCGAACATCAGGCCCGTATCTGACACAGCGCAACTGTTGCGGCTCTGGGAGAGTCGTTCGGACGCGGTGCGATGACCAATCACTGGAATGATTTACAGAACAGTGATTGTATTTTGATCATGGGCAGCAATGCTGCCGAAAACCATCCCATTTCTTTCAAATGGGCTTTAAAAGCGCAGGCCAAGGGCGGAAAGATCATTCACGTTGATCCGCGTTTCACACGCACATCCGCTCGTTCCGACAAACACATTGCGCTTCGTTCTGGTTCTGATATCGCCGTTCTCGGCGGTATGATTAAGTATATTATTGAGAACAAACGCTATTTCCTCGATTACATGCGTGACTACACCAACGCATCTTTCATCGTTGGTGAAGATTACCAATTCGAGGATGGCCTCTTCGCTGGATTTGATTCAAAGACTGCCTCTTACGACAAGTCTAAGTGGGCGTTTGAGAATGACGCCAACGGCGTCGCCAAAATGGACAAATCCCTGAAACACCCGCGGTGCGTTTTCCAAATCGTGAAAAAGCACTACGAGCGTTACACACTGGATAACGTTTCGAACATGTCGGGTATATCCCATGAAGATCTGATCGAACTCTACGACACGTACTCTGCTACGGGTACTGCGAAAAAAGCTGGCACCATCATGTACGCAATGGGCTGGACCCAGCACTCCGTCGGTGTGCAGA
The genomic region above belongs to uncultured Pseudodesulfovibrio sp. and contains:
- a CDS encoding acetate--CoA ligase alpha subunit, whose product is MTVDTNLHAFFYPDTVAVIGASATPGKVGHTIVANMVEAGFGGKLFPVNPKGGEIEGVPVITDITDLPRGLDLGVISVPPQYVIPTIEALGARGTKSAIVITAGFKEAGKEGYLLEQQIIALCDKYGIALLGPNCLGMMNSAHGVNASFAAGQPNPGSIAFFSQSGALCVAILDWALGANIGFSKFISLGNKAVLDEADMLDYLNKDKETKVILGYIENVEHGDAFLKAARKTCLNKPVIMIKSGTTAAGAKAASSHTGAIAGSDQSYSAAFHQSGVIRVGDVSSLFNLAQAFSNQPLPKGPNLAVVTNSGGPGILTADAADRSCLTMAALSQKTIQRLQEFLPSYAAFYNPVDIIGDADAKRYRQALDVVSEDPMVHSILVLLTPTASVEIEKTAEAVIRMARKCGKPVFACFMGKTRVASARKILMDAGIPCYAFPEPAVHSIEAMYEYYLWKNRSKPEYIEVQRDLEQARAVILEHMRRNQSEIVEFEAQQVLKAYGLPTPKTVLARSSDEAVAAAEEIGYPVVLKIASPDISHKSDVGGVKVNLWNAREVMKTFKSITAQAQRMRRDAYIAGCLVQEMAPPGVKEVIIGFKRDEEFGPMLMFGLGGIYVEIMKDISFRLAPLSRQDAFEIVREIKSYMLLKGLKGEHPVNFSAIEEIIMVMSQLAIDLPEVWEAEFNPVLVNHERAIVADVRMTLHLTD
- a CDS encoding mechanosensitive ion channel family protein, whose product is MRIRFSIFVSVIFLLCLLAVSVPAAMAGGGGGAASVENVTIPNDASPDQIREIMGSLTDEQVRGLLIQELKKEADAVPKPEKMTGLAGFVQSVREGTAFLRDRFEYLFSGAVAAPRELPEKVKRIVGGDDNLTVGKLFFALAVLTVLWLGAMFVFRKKTVNIRKSFEVTQPDALWYTCLGRLFMRALLDLFGVVLILAVVFAGYLILFSEGAASKPVIIAWLAAIVFLELVKLVARFILAPKAPALRYLPLSDQASQYLYKWLVWIGRIIAVGLLLTTLLRLEGGSEALILLISTLCGLTVVFVLVLLILWNSRPVAVVLKSRSVPGSLGYQFAGFWHVAAIAYVMGFWVFWVVGLMIFGTKAMLPGIMTLLAVPLYLIIDWATQRLVSFAADIAGPAIPEDSGEDDQDNVDDGEPVGLIEKHATRFQEFLSKGFRFILLAGFVFGLLRVWGVDFDLGRATVRAAFNTLITLVLAYIVWVFISRSIERKLTAKAADQGAGGGHEGGGPGGDRFATLLQLLKKFIFGALLVVTVLIILSSLGVDIGPLIAGASVFGIAIGFGAQTLVKDIISGIFFLTDDAFRVGDYIETGGAMGTVEEISVRSLKLRHHLGFLYTIPFGSMKLVKNNTRDWAVMKLQYLVPFDTDIQQVKKIIKKINKEVRAVPELDAVMLGDIKSQGVKAMEEYGMRMRVKFMTKPGGQFVLRKLVLAKMRKEFAEAGIEFARPRVSVHIPDGAEMTDGERAQVAAAAAKAVDDKEKKKAAEKKKDK